A DNA window from Theobroma cacao cultivar B97-61/B2 chromosome 5, Criollo_cocoa_genome_V2, whole genome shotgun sequence contains the following coding sequences:
- the LOC18597658 gene encoding rop guanine nucleotide exchange factor 7 — protein MDDGAFTHQKQVDSTQQQHYQFKLCLPVPELKAKSFWVLKSVRSLCYRGLESNGCCLKRLEYSGMIVNNSVFCASPGFFEEEKAEMEGLVEKSEGFEDKNESFNENGVQMGTFAKLLEDKGRESSSSSDFLTTETTGHEEEHSHSSSEEESASPPLLGWPVQKNAETEDCSSSNCSEDGKKPPSDDRKLEKQGSTVSEIELMKERFAKLLLGEDMSGCGNGVCTALAISNAITNLCATLFGQIWRLEPLPVEKKAMWRREMEWLLSVSDHIVELIPSWQTFPDGSKLEVMTCRPRSDLYINLPALRKLDNMLLEILDSFVDTEFWYVDQGILAPEADGSTSFRKALQRQEEKWWLPVPRVPPGGLHENSRKQLQHKRDCTNQILKAAMAINSITLADMEVPESYLESLPKNGRASLGDLIYRYISSDLFTPECLLDCLDLSSEHQAIEIANRVEASIYLWRKKTNSKPVNNTTRSSSKSSWEMVKDLMVDAEKREILADRAESLLLCLKQRFPGLPQTTLDMSKIQYNKDVGKSILESYSRVLESLAFNIVARIDDLLYVDDLTKHSDQFSSLTRVGVIGQKSLSIPYSVPFSSTPYRTAFTTPNFSPAQLVSPAKGERSPYLTSSKFQQRGIGVKKVLTDYLSIDVRGKECSNSNEGTESGSDIAQETPVPFEKCLKEAVGLAKEEPVPQKEP, from the exons ATGGATGACGGAGCTTTCACCCACCAAAAGCAAGTAGACTCCACCCAACAACAGCATTACCAGTTCAAGCTTTGTTTGCCTGTACCAGAGTTAAAAGCTAAAAGCTTTTGGGTTTTGAAATCTGTTAGAAGCTTGTGCTACAGGGGTTTAGAGTCAAATGGGTGTTGCTTGAAGAGGTTAGAGTATAGTGGCATGATTGTTAACAACTCTGTTTTTTGTGCTTCGCCTGGTTTTTttgaagaagagaaagctGAGATGGAGGGTTTGGTTGAGAAAAGCGAGGGATTTGAAGATAAAAATGAAAGCTTTAATGAAAATGGGGTTCAAATGGGGACATTTGCCAAGTTGCTTGAAGACAAGGGTCGTGAAAGTAGTTCAAGTTCTGATTTTTTGACAACGGAAACAACAGGGCATGAGGAGGAACACAGTCACAGTAGTTCTGAGGAGGAGTCGGCTTCACCGCCTTTATTGGGTTGGCCAGTACAGAAAAATGCTGAGACAGAAGACTGTAGCAGTAGTAATTGTAGTGAAGATGGAAAGAAACCCCCTTCGGATGATAGGAAATTAGAGAAGCAAGGCTCCACAGTTTCAG AGATTGAGTTGATGAAGGAAAGATTTGCAAAATTGCTGCTTGGAGAAGATATGTCAGGGTGTGGAAATGGTGTTTGCACAGCCTTGGCTATTTCAAATGCCATCACCAATCTTTGTG CAACCTTATTTGGGCAAATATGGAGGTTAGAACCACTACCAGTTGAGAAGAAAGCAATGTGGCGAAGAGAGATGGAATGGCTTCTTTCTGTCAGTGATCACATTGTTGAGTTGATACCCTCGTGGCAGACGTTCCCAGATGGAAGCAAGCTTGAG GTCATGACTTGCAGGCCCCGATCGGATCTTTACATTAATCTTCCAGCTTTAAGAAAATTGGACAACATGCTTCTT GAGATATTAGATAGTTTTGTCGATACAGAGTTCTGGTATGTTGACCAAGGGATTCTAGCCCCAGAGGCAGATGGATCTACGTCTTTCAGAAAAGCCCTTCAGCgccaagaagaaaaatggtgGCTTCCTGTGCCTCGAGTGCCTCCAGGAGGCCttcatgaaaattcaagaaagcaGTTGCAGCATAAACGTGACTGCACAAACCAGATCCTAAAAGCTGCCATGGCTATCAACAGTATTACTCTAGCTGACATGGAAGTTCCTGAATCATATTTAGAATCCCTTCCCAAG AATGGCCGAGCAAGCTTGGGAGATCTCATTTATCGATATATTTCATCGGATCTGTTCACACCTGAATGTCTTCTTGATTGCCTCGATTTGTCCTCTGAGCATCAAGCTATAGAGATTGCCAACCGAGTGGAGGCTTCAATATATTTATGGCGCAAAAAGACCAACTCCAAACCTGTCAACAACACAACCCGCTCCAGTTCAAAGTCATCATGGGAAATGGTCAAGGACCTAATGGTTGATGctgaaaagagagaaatactTGCAGATCGCGCAGAAAGTCTCTTGCTTTGCTTGAAGCAGCGGTTCCCTGGTCTTCCCCAGACCACATTAGATATGAGCAAAATTCAGTACAACAAG GATGTTGGGAAATCCATTTTGGAAAGCTATTCGAGAGTTTTGGAGAGCCTGGCATTTAACATTGTGGCACGTATTGATGATCTGCTCTACGTTGATGACTTGACCAAGCATTCAGATCAATTCTCTTCATTGACCAGAGTTGGTGTAATCGGTCAGAAGAGTCTTTCAATTCCATACTCTGTGCCCTTCTCAAGCACTCCTTATAGAACAGCATTTACCACCCCAAACTTTTCACCAGCACAGCTAGTTAGCCCTGCGAAGGGAGAAAGATCGCCGTATCTCACAAGCAGCAAATTTCAACAGCGTGGGATAGGTGTGAAAAAAGTCTTGACAGATTATCTTAGTATTGATGTAAGAGGGAAGGAATGCAGTAATTCAAATGAAGGAACAGAATCAGGTTCAGACATAGCTCAAGAAACACCAGTACCTTTTGAAAAATGTCTAAAGGAGGCGGTCGGCCTAGCAAAAGAGGAGCCAGTTCCACAGAAAGAGCCCTGA
- the LOC18597656 gene encoding putative lipid-transfer protein DIR1, whose protein sequence is MAAALKLVCLLGLIVLVSIVGLERVDAAGECGKSSPDNEAIKLAPCAEAAQDQNAAVSASCCDQVRKIGRSPSCLCAVMLSNTAKASGIKPEIAITIPKRCNIANRPVGYKCGPYTLP, encoded by the exons ATGGCAGCCGCATTGAAATTGGTCTGTCTTCTGGGATTGATTGTGCTTGTCAGCATTGTGGGGCTAGAAAGGGTTGATGCAGCAGGGGAATGTGGGAAATCATCTCCTGATAACGAGGCAATAAAGCTAGCCCCATGTGCTGAAGCAGCACAAGACCAGAACGCTGCTGTCTCGGCCAGTTGCTGCGACCAGGTGAGGAAAATAGGCCGAAGCCCAAGCTGTCTCTGTGCCGTTATGCTCTCTAACACTGCTAAAGCATCCGGAATCAAGCCTGAGATTGCCATAACAATCCCAAAACGCTGCAACATAGCCAACCGTCCAGTCGGTTACAAGTGTGGAC CGTATACGCTTCCTTGA
- the LOC18597657 gene encoding probable proteasome inhibitor, whose protein sequence is MGGSDRVPGPGAGMYPTRGDVGGGSMLLGPNDPRWLGGVGGEPGFTGAQPGVPPGARFDPFGPPGVPGFEPNRFVRCIKA, encoded by the exons ATGGGTGGCAGTGATCGGGTTCCTGGGCCTGGTGCTGGAATGTATCCTACCAG GGGTGATGTTGGTGGTGGTAGCATGCTTCTAG GACCAAATGATCCTCGTTGGTTGGGTGGAGTTGGTGGAGAGCCTGGTTTCACTGGAGCACAACC GGGTGTTCCTCCTGGTGCACGTTTTGATCCATTTGGCCCCCCTGGTGTTCCTGGTTTTGAGCCCAATCGATTTGTCAGGTGCATCAAAGCTTGA